The window CTCAAGGCCTCCGTGTGCGGAAGAGGGAAGTGTACACCTCATCCATCTTCCAGGATGACTTTGTGATCCCAGACATCTCAGAGTGAGCTTTCCCTGCCTGGCCATTTGCACCCTCAGCTACGTCACCCCAGTTCCTATTTCCCCTTTGGCTCCAATACACACCGAGGAAAATCCCCAAATCCCCTGCCTTGTGTGCGTCCTCCTGAGTCTCTGGTTTATTCCCCGCCCTCTTCCCTGGAAGCTGTGCCCTGGCTCCCCAGTGGCCCTTGCCCAAGCACTGAGGACCTTGTGTGTCTGTCCTCaggccagggacttggaagatCTCAGCCCAATTCTCAGATAGCCGGAACTCCAACAGCAGCATCGAGTTTGAGGTGAAGAAATATGGTGAGAGCTGGAGACCTGAGGGTCAGGCAGCTACTCTTCTGAAGAAATAAGAAGAGCAGGGCAGTGGGGAGCTCTGGGGGCTTCATCCCTGAGGGGAGGGGAGTCTTCAGTGGGAGTCTTCCCTGGAATCTGACCTGCCTACTGCCCTTTCGCCCTGtgtcagttcttcccaacttTGAAGTGAAGATCATCCCTGGAGAGCCCTACATCCTGACGGCACCTGGCTTTCTTGGGGAAATCCAGTTAGACATCCAGGCTAGGTAACTACCCTGCCCCATGTGACTGGTGCTCCCAGGCTCCTCCCCCTTTAGGGGAACATGCTGCAGAGCCCTGCTTCCCtctgcacccccagccccaccctccctgCCAGACTGGCATTTCCTCTAGCTCTTGCCCTCCCTCTTCTCAATCCCCCAACCCTGGCCACAGGTATATCTACGGGAAGCCAGTGCAGGGGGTGGCATATGTGCGCTTTGGGCTCCTGGATAAGGATGGTAAGAAGACTTTCCTTCGGGGCCTGGAGAATCAGGCCAAGGTATGAAGGAGGATGTGGGGTTGTGGGGAGGTGAGGGGGCTGAGGCAGAAGGAGGTGAGGTCAGGGACTCAAGTCTCACCTCATCCCCTGTTTTCTTCTCTGTCACAGCTGGTAGATGGCCAGAGACACATTTCCCTCTCAAAGGATGAGATCCAGGGTGCCCTGGAGAAACTTAATGTTAGTATGGCTGACCTGCCCGGGCTCCATCTCTACGTTGCTGCAGCCATCATTGAGTCTCCAGGTGAGACTATTCAAATCCAGACCCAGGCTTCTGACATCTGACTGATCCTCTGCTCTCCGGAtcaacccctgcccccacccgCCCCACACTTCTTCCACCTTTCTCTCAGACCCGAAGTCAGAAAAGGCCCAGGAGACTTTGTCTGTAGCCAGCTTTGTCTGTGGGCAATTCTACCCCTTCCCCCTATCtcagtgtttatttcttttgctcattcactcatttataaaCTAATGTATGCAAGAGACACATGTGAAACACCCTCTGTGTGTCAATTCCTATGTTGGGCTCAGAAAGCAGAAATGAATTACTCAAGGCGTTCTCTGTCTTATGGGAAAGAGACACTGAAGCCGTGTTTCCCTCCTTACTCTCCTGCTCCTCTCTTGTGTCTGTCCTCTACTTCTGCCTGTCCCTCTATCTTGCAGGTGGGGAGCTGGAGGAGGCAGAGCTTACATCCTGGCGGTTTGTGTCATCTCCCTTCTCCTTGGATCTTAGCAACACCAAGCGACATCTCGTGCCTGGGGCCCCCTTTCTACTGCAGGTTTCTTCCGGAGGGGAAGGATGAGTGGTGGGTGGGGAGGGCCGAGGAGCTGGGAATAAAGAAGGAGCTCAGCCTTTCTCTCTGTATACCTGTCCTCCACCCCTTAGGCTCTGGTCCGTGACATGTCTGGCTCCCCAGCCTCTGACATTCCTGTCAAAGTTTCTGCCACATCGTCTTCTCCTGGGTCTGCTTCTCAAACGCGGGACTTTCAACAGAACACAGACAGGGGTGGGCAGATCAGCGTTCCCATTGCTATCCCTCAGGCCACGCGAGAACTGCAGCTCTTGGTAAGATTCCTCTGACCCAGCTCTACTCCTTCACGGTAGGGAAGGAGGGCTATCTGGGCTCCTGAGGACCCACAGCCCAGAGCCAGGGGGAGGAGCCAGGGTCCTGGGTCCTTGCCACTGACCCTCCCCTATCTGCCCCCTCCCTCCAGGTGTCTGCAGGCTCTCCCCACCCAGATATAGCCAGGCTCATTGTGAGGGCCCCACCCTCAGGACGCTCCGGGTTTCTGTCCATTGAGTGGCTGGACCCTCGACCCCCTCGTGTCGGGGACACCCTCAACCTGAACCTGCGAGCCGTGGGGATCGACGAGGCCAGCTTCTCCCATTACTACTACATGGTGTGCTTGAGCCAGAGGGTGGAAGCCGGGGGTGTGGGGAGTAGAGTTTCAGGACTGGGGCTGTGCCATGAAGAGGAAATCATTCATGTCCCTTTTCTTCTTGGCCCAGATCCTTTCACGGGGTGAGATTGTGTCCTTGAATCGAGAGAGCAGGAGTAGCGTGACTTCAGTCTCTGTGTTTGTGAACCATCACTTGGCCCCCTCCTTTTACTTTGTGGCCTTCTACTATCACAGGGGCTTCCCTGTTGCCAATTCCCTGCGAGTGAACGTCCAGGCTGGGGCTTGTGAGGGCAAGGTaacgggtgtgtgtgtgtgtgtgtgtgtgtgtgtgtgtgtgtgtgtgtgtgtgtgtgttagggggttgaaagagaaagaagacggTGTGATTGCAAATATGGCATGGATTTGTTTGGGGTGCACTGAGGATGTAAGGACCCAAAGGAAGCTTCCTCTTTCAACTGTTCCCTTCCTCTCACCTTCTCCAGCTGGAGCTAAACGTGGATGGAGTCAAAGAGTATCAACCTGGGGAGTCTGTAAAACTCCACCTGAAGACAGATTCTCCAGCCCTGGTGGCACTGGGAGCTATGGACACGGCTCTGTATGCTGTGGGTGGCAGGACCCACAAACCCCTCAGCATGGGCAAGGTTTGTCCAGCCCCTTTCCCAGTCCTCTTTCCCCTCTATGGCTGGTtcccctcagccctgcccctAGGCCTCACTCAGGCTCCCCAAGGCCTTTCCCAGTCTTCCTGCCAGCCCTGGCCCTTGTCCACTTCACTGGGCCCCTTAGTCTCCATTCCCCTACACTCTGCATCACTTCCCTGCTTGTCTGTATGGTGTCTTCTCACCCACAGCCTACCCCTGACCCACAGCCATTCTTCTTTACAACGTTCCTGCCTTTTCTTGCCAGGTCTTCGAAGTTATGAACAGCTATGACCTTAGCTGTggccctgggggtggggacagTGCCCTTCAGGTGTTTGAGGCTGCAGGACTGGCCTTTTCTGATGGAAGCCAACTGACCTCAGCCAGAAAAAGTGAGAGCAGTGGAAGAAGGGGAGAGGGTGGGAGGAAGATAAAGACGGAGGAGGGGCCTAAGAGGGTAAGGCAGGAAGGGCTGGGCCCCAGTAGGGCTACAGGGAAGATGGGTAGGAAACCACGTGCCCCGCCCCATGATGTGGCTGCAGTTCTACTCTCTTCCAGGTCTGAGCTGTCCCAAGGAGAATAAAATACGGAAAAAGAGGAACGTGAACTTCCAAAAGGCAATTAATGAGAAGTGTGAGTTGCGGGTGCCTGAGCAGCTACAGCAGCTCTCCAGTCATGTGGGGATTGGGGTGAAGTGGGGCGTGGTCTCTGGCTCCTCTGCCCATTGGTGAGTCAGGGTGTGGTATTCAGGCACAGAGATCCAGGTTCTAGCTGGGAGGAGGCTGAGTGGGAGCTCTCTCTACCAGCCTCTCTGGCATTCCTGGTCTATCAGGGCAAGTCCGCATGTATCTAGGGATCAGGGTGGGGAGTGAGGGGCATCCCATTTTGGTCCTGCATGCTGACCCTCACCCTGGCCCTGCAGTGGGCCAGTATGCTTCCCCAGTAGCCAAGCGCTGTTGCCAGGATGGGCTGACGCGGTTGCCCATGCTGCGCTCCTGTGAGCAGCGGGCGGCCCGCGTGCAGCAGGAGGCCTGCCGCGAGCCCTTCCTGTCCTGCTGCCAGTTTGCTGAGGACCTGCGCAAGCAAGCCCGTGCCAGTGGCCAGAGGGGCTTTGCCCGAGGTGAGGGGCTGCTCGGGTGGGTCTGGGGGCCTGGCGGGGGTACCTGGGAGGGCCTGGTTCCCCTTCCTCACCCCTCTGCCCTTGCTTCCCAGCCATGGAGGTACTGCAGGAGGAGGACCTGATCGAAGAAGATGACATTCCCGTGCGCAGCTTTTTCCCGGAGAATTGGCTCTGGCGGGTGGAGAGAGTGGACCACTCCCGCACGTAAGGGCATGTGTGGGGGGCCTGGTCCTGTCTCTTGGCTGTGTCTGGAGCCAGCCCTGGGTGTGACAggctcctccttctctccttccacaGATTGATATCTTTTCTTCCTGACTCTCTGACCACTTGGGAGATACACGCTGTGAGCCTTTCCCAGAGCAAAGGTGAGATTGCCCTGCCTGGGCCTCAGGTCACCCCTCTTCTTTCGCCCCTTGACCCAGGCTCCGTGCTTGGCCCTTTGCTCTCACTAAAGGAAAGGGGTGTGCAGATCTGGGGAGGTCTGTATCCAGTGCCCACCTGGGCTGGGAGGGTCATTTTCTGCCCCTCCTCCTGTGACCCTGGGCTGTGATGCCCGTAGGCCTCTGATCCCTGTCCTCCGTCTTTCCGATGTTCCCTCCATCAGGCTTGTGTGTGGCCACGCCGGCCCGGTTCCGTGTGTTCCGTGACTTCCACCTGCACCTCCGCCTGCCCACCTCTGTCCGCCGCTTTGAGCAGCTTGAGCTCCGGCCTGTGCTCTACAACTACCTGAATAGAAACCTGACTGTGAGGACTTGTGGGGACCCAAGCACAGAGGGCTGGTTGGGTGGGAGCTGGGCTGGGTAAGCAGGGAGCCTAGCTAGCTTGGGCTCTGGTCATCCCCCTGTCTTCCTGCCCCCAGGTGAGCGTCCACGTGTCCCCAGTGGAGGGGTTGTGCCTGGCTGGTGGTGGAGGTCTGGCCCAGCAGGTGCTGGTCCCTGCGGGCTCTGCCCAGCCTGTTGCCTTCTCCATGGTGCCCATGGCAGCCGCTGCCTTATCCCTGAAGGTGGTGGCTCGAGGGTCCTTTGAGTTCCCCGTGGGGGATGCGGTATCTAAGGTTCTGCACATTGAGGTGAGTGGAGTACCCCTGACTCCAGGTCCTCCGGCTCCCAGATTCATCCTCCCCTCTCCACCACTCCAGCACTCTCGCTGCAGGCCAGGCCAGGGGCCCAACCCCCAAACTCAATGTCTGGATCTCTTTCGAACTTCTACAATTCTGACCCAACTCTGTGCCTGAAGTTGAAATTCAAACTCCTGGGGAGTCTGCACAAGGAGAGGGCAGGCTCTGAACCCCATATGATCTCTCATGGCTGTGTTTCCCCTGAGACAGAAGGAAGGGGCCATCTTCAGGGAGGAGATTATCTATGAACTCAACCCCCTGGGTGAGTGACCCTTCCCACCCATGGCCATCTCTCACTGCCCATCAGTTTCCTGAGGGGGTCGGATGAGGCAGGGGACAAGGACAGCAGGGCAGACTCTGAACTTCCTCAATCTTCCCAGACCACCGAAGCCGAAGCTTGGAAATTCCTGGCAACTCTGATCCCAACATTATCCCTGAAGGAGATTTCAGCAGCTTTGTCAGAGTCACAGGTGAGAATGTCCTCTAGTCCCTTCCCAGGGGTTATCACTGGATTCATGTGAAACCTGTGGGCCCCTGTTTGATCCCATGTCTCTCAGGCCCCAGGTCCCCAGATATACTGTTGGCTTcccacctctctccctctctatagCCTCAGATCCACTGGACACCTTGGGCTCTGAGGGGGCTTTGTCATCAGGAGGTTTGGCCTCCCTGCTGAGGCTTCCCCAAGGCTGCGGGGAACAAACCATGATCTACCTGGCTCCAACGCTGGCTGCCTCCCGCTACCTGGACAAGACGGAGCAGTGGAGCAAACTGCCCCCTGAGACGAAGGACCATGCTATGGATCTGATCCAGAAAGGTTCTGGGTGCAGGGACAAGCAAGAATCAGGACGGGGCAACTGATGGGAGATGGGCAGCCCAGGAGGCTAGGGAGGGGAAGAAAGGGGGGGCACCGATTGGAACAGGGAGCCATTTGCACGAATGGCAGGAGAGTAGGTTTCACCTCAGCAGCCTCCTCTCCTCTCCAAGGCTACATGCGGATCCAGCAGTTTCGGAAATCAGATGGCTCTTATGGGGCTTGGTTACACCGGGACAGCAGCACCTGGTGAGGCTGGGGAAGCGGTTAGGGTAAAGCTGGTATGATGGGATGGGAGGATGAGTGCCTTGGGGTGCGGGACTGAGCTGCCTGGAGGGCCCAGTCCCCTATCTCTGACCTATCCCTTCCTTCCCTCTAGGCTCACGGCCTTTGTGCTGAAGATACTGAGTTTGGCTCAAGAGCAGGTGGGCGATCCATCAGAAAAGCTGCAGGAGACGGCCAGGTGGCTGCTTTCCCAGCAGCAGGCTGACGGTTCCTTCCAGGACCTCTGTCCCGTCATCCACAGGGGCATGCAGGTGTGGAGCTGGGAGGCAGGCTTAGGTGTGCCATGGGAGACATTGCTGCCTTTTCCCTCCTGGCTGACCTTTTTTTTCTCCGTCCACCAGGGGGGCCTGGTGGGAAACGATGAGACCGTGGCGCTCACGGCCTTTGTGGTCATCGCCCTTCATCACGGGCTGGTCATCTTCCAGGACAAGAGCGCAGAGGAGCTGAAGGGGAAAGTGGTGAGGATACTGGTGTCTGGTCCTTCGCTGGCCCCCAGGTCTCCCCCATGCCCTGTTCTCTTTGAGAACTAGGAGTTCAGCCCCCGGACcttccttcccctttcttctcctagGAAACTGCTATCATAGCTGCAAACTCCTTCCTGGGGACGAAAGCAAGCGCTGGGCGGCTAGGCACCCACGCAGCCGCCATCATAGCCTACGCCCTGACGCTAAGCGGTGCCTCCGAGGACCTGCGCAGTGTTGCCCACAACAACCTCATGGCCATGGCCCAGGACACTGGTGGTGAGACTCCCAGGGGTCCTGAGCCTGGGACTTGGGGGACCATGGGACCCCTGAGTGTCCCCAAAGGGAGAGACTGAATGAAGACCTGAGAAGGAATTCAAAGGGGTAAAACAGGAGAGCCCGACAGGAGGGGCAGCAAAGGGTCAGGCCCTCAGGATGCTCTGCCGCTGCCTCCCCCACGCCTCTGTGGCTCTTCCTTCACTCCAGATCACCTGTACTGGGGCCCAGTCATCAGGTCTGAGAACAATGTTGTATCGCCCACCTTGGCTCCTCGGAGTCCGTCAGACCCCATGCCCCCGGCCCCGGCCCTGTGGATTGAAACCACAGCCTATGGCCTGCTGCACCTGCTGCTTCGGGACGGCAAGGTGGAGGAGGCCGACCGGGCTGCAGCCTGGCTCACCCGCCAGGGCAGCTTCAAAGGGGGATTCCGCAGCACCCAGGTAGGCACTGCCCTGGGAACCTGGGTGTGGGTAGCCCTGAGACTCAGCACCTGAGTTCTGGCCCAACCTCCCTAGGACACGGTGATGGCCCTGGATGCCCTGTCTGCATACTGGATCGCTTCCCATACCACCGAACAGAGAGGACTCAATGTGACTCTCAGCTCCATAGGCCACAGTGGGCCCCAGACCCACTCGCTTGAGCTGAACAACCACCAAATTAAGGGGCTGGAGGAAGAGCTACAGGTGACCTACTCCCTCACCTGGGTTGCCATGACCCTGGGGCCTGTCGGGGCCATGTCAGAAGTCACCCTTACCCCCACCCTGCGGAAGCCCCACAGCTCCTCTTCTTCCAGACATCCTGGCTGTGGGACCTTGGGACAGCTACCTAACCTCTGCGCTTCATTGTTCTCCACTGTAAAATAACATGTGCAGAGCTGAGCCAACAGGGTTTTTAGGAGGCTGAAATGAGATAAAGCATGCAAAGGTCTAAACCTGGTAGAAGCGTGGGGGGGGAGTTATTTTTTGGGAGGAGGTAAGTTAGAGCAGCAAACAGGTTTTTCCCTGCCAGTCTGATACCTCTCCCCTTTCTATCCCTGAAAGTTTTCTTTGGGCAGCAAGATTAATGTGAAGGTGGGAGGAAACAGCAAAGGCACCTTAAAGGTAAGAGCTGGCAGCCCTGGACACCTGGGGTCCAGGAAAGGAATGGGACTGGGCCGGGGCCAGAGGATGGGGAGAGGGCGTCTTGAGTGGGAGAACTGTGGTCAGAGCTCAGTGGTGTGGGAAAGGAGGAAGACAGCTCAGGGCTGGTGCACCCTATGACTCTTCCTTATTTTGGGCTCCACCATCTCTGGGGTCGTTACTGTTACCCCATGAGCCGATGGCTCACACACCCAAATCCTGGAGCACCTCAGACATGAGTGTCCCAAGTCCCTTCTCCCTCTTGTATCCCTTCCTCTGGCCGTAGGTACTCTGTCCCTCTGGTGCCCAGTTGCCACTTGAGGCCATCTTAAGCACGCCCCTGCCTCTTTTGAGGCCCTTCTCTTGTCCCAGTAGCTCCTCCTCTGTTCCCCACTGCCCGGGACCCCCTTCCCTGGGTCTTGGGCTCTGCTCACACAGTCTTCTAACTGTTCTCTCTATACTCCTGCCTCCTGGCCTCTGATCTCCACacagcaaagagaaaagagaaaagcccCTCCCCCACATGGCTCACACGACTGCCCTGTCCCCTCTCTAGCCACCATTTATACAGACTCCCCCACCTTGAATGTCCTTCCCCTGCTTCTTGTCCCACGGGGCCAACTTATTCTCACTCTTCACGCTGAGGCTGCCGCCTCTCCTGACTGCGCCGTATCAGCACTGTGGAGAGGGCTTGTCCCAACTTTTGTCTCACTGCCTTGACTGGTACCTGCAGGTGGTTTGGTGCCCGTTCACCTTCTGGACTACTCAGTGAGGGGGATGAGAGGGGCTGAAGGCTGCAAGCCTCTCTGCCCAGCGAGACGCCCTTGGGTATGCCGCTAGTCAGAGGCCTGCAGCCCTAAATGTCTTACGTCATTCACCACCTCTCCCTGGGCCAGATCCTCCGTATCTACAATGTCCTGGACATAAAGAACACGACCTGCCAGGATCTTCAGATCACGGTGACAGTGATGGGCCATGTTGAGTACACAAGTGAGTGGGGGACACAAGGGGGCCGGCGCCAGGGGCCCAGTGGCTGCCTGAGCTCCTCCTCACAAAGCCTCCCCGGGCAGTGGAAGCCAACGAGGACTACGAGGACTATGAGTATGGGGAGCTCCCAGCCCGGGACGACCCCGGAGCCCACTCCCAGCCTGTGACGCCGCTGCAGCTGTTCGAGGGACGCAGGAACCGGCGCAGAAGGGAGGTGCCCAAGGTGGCAGAGGAGCAGGAGTCCAGAGTGCAGTACACTGTGTGCATCCAGTGAGTGTGGGGACCACGAGGGGGTGGCAGGAGGGCGAGGTGGCGGGTGGCCGGGGCTGGGGGCCTGGTCCCTGGCAGCAGGGAGAACTTGGACAGCGGCTCGCTACCCGCAGGCGGAACAGCAAGGCAGGGCTCTTCGGCATGGCCATCGCTGATATCTCCCTCCTGAGCGGGTTCCAGGCCCTGCGGGCTGACCTGGAGAAGGTATGGCTGGCTGCCCAGAGGGCCCTCTTCCATTCTTAGCAACCCTGCTCTACCCTGCGACACCCCTAGGCAACGACGGCCTCCCTTCCCCACAGCTGACCTCCCTCTCTGACCGGTACGTGAGTCACTTTGAGACTGAAGGTCCCCATGTCCTGCTCTACTTCGACTCGGTGAGTGGGGAGCAGTGGCTCAGGGGACCTTGCTGGCGCCATGCTTACTCCCTATAGGCTACATGAAACTGTAGCAAAATTGCAGTGAGCCCATGGCCAGGGCTCTGGGGGACTTGGGGTGTCAGCAGAAAGACAGGACAAGAGTAAGTCAGCAGTGAACAGCATGACCAGACCCAGGCTGGGGGCATCCAGGGAGACTGGGTGCTGCTGGCTGGGTGCACTGGGCTGTGGCCCTGAACTGGAgccagtgagagggaagggaaagaaagggctTTAGAGGGAGCCTCCATGAGTTGGATGTGGTCCTCTTTAGGTGCTTTCTTTGCTGAGATTATGACCCtcctcagttttttgtttttgtttttgatattaaaatatgttttcttgtATGAAATGATGGTGGTCACAGATGGTAGTTGTTTTGTCTTTTCATGGCCTTATTTGGCAAAGACAAACAGTTACCAATCCTCTGAtggaattattattataatttgaaatttacTGGGAGAAAATGTGAGAAAGGCAGTGTCCAGCCTTGgccaggagtgggggtgggggtggggtcatgGAAGACCCCACTGCCCTGTGTGTGCAGAGGGGCCAGGCAGAGGAGTCTGGGTTGAACCCAATGGAAAATGAAGAGCCAGGAAGATTTCTAGCAGGGAGCTGATGATATGGCACTGCTTTTGGAAGGAGACTGCCTGGGGCACTGGGATGGGACCAGGCCTGTGTGGGCATGAGGAGGGAATCAAGAGAATGGGCTGGGCAAGCACACCTGCTTCTAGGGTATGGCTGGTTAAGGGGTCTTTGCATCTTAGGGTCCCAGTGATGAAGGAAAGGCCATCGGGAGGGTAAATGGGTTTAGGGGTCAGGCAGAGTGAATTTGGTGAATTTGTCAGTGCTGCCAAATCCAAATGAAAGGGTGGAGCTGAAAGTTTGGTTTGGGAATCATCAGCCTGGAAGGGTTTGGTGAAACCCAGGGAGTGTTTAAGGCAGGGGAGAGCCAGGGCtacaggaaggaagaaggaggagctACAACCAGGTCAGAACCAGGGATAGTCCAGTAGCCAAGGGACAACGGCTCACGAGGTGAGTGTCTGTGAAGTGAGCTCTGCAGAGGGGCCCAGGACACAGAAGCCCGGAGAAGGTCACCAGCAGGGTGGTGAAGTCACCAGAGACCTTGGGTAGCATTTTATAGGGGTCTGGCAGCAGGATGATGGTGGAATGTGAAGGACACTAGAGATAAGACTAATAGGAACCAATAGAAGCTGCCAAGGAAAGGCAGCACCGCAGCTGCAGGGCCTGTCGAGGGACTGGGCTCCTGACCTCTCCTCTGATCCTGGTGCCAGGTGCCAACCTCCCGGGAGTGTGTGGGCTTTGGAGCTGTGCAGGAGGTGCCTGTGGGGCTAGTGCAGCCGGCCAGTGCAACCCTGTATGACTACTATAACCCCGGTGAGCACTCCAGGGCCTGGGGTAGCCGAATGCCTGGCTGTCGCGGCGGTGGGGGGGGGTTAGGACCATCGCCCTGGGTGGAACATTGGGAACTCTGGCAGCAAAGGGTGACAGAGCATTCCTGTGCCTTATGGGACCAGGGGCACGGGGTGGGTTAGCTGCACAGAGGAAGGCACCAAACCCTAACTCCCCACTCTGCTTCTCTCCAGAGCACAAGTGTTCCGTGTTTTACGGGGCACCAAGTAAGAGCAAACTCTTGTCCACACTGTGTTCTGATGATGTCTGCCAGTGTGCTGAGGGTGAGACCCTGGGGTTGGGGCAGGGCGGGAAAGTGGGGCGGTCGGGGCCTACCGACTGTTTCATCTGGGCCCCTTGACTTCAGGGAAGTGCCCTCGACAACGTCGAGCCCTGGAGCGGGGGCTGCAGGAGGAGGATGGTTACAGGATGAAGTTTGCCTGCTACTATCCCCGTGTGGAGTATGGTCAGTCTCCCCACCCACGGCCCTGGCCCTGACTTTGGTCTCTCCAGTTCTGCCTGCACCTCTCAGaggctcacatgtggcctctgcTCTGACACCAACTTCCAGGCCCTTCTGCATCGGGGCATCTAaccttccctcccttctcctcaCTACCTCCTAGGCTTCCAGGTTAAGGTTCTCCGAGAAGATAGCAGACCTGCTTTCCGCCTCTTTGAATCCAAGATCACCCAAATCCTGCACTTCAGTATGAAGGGACCTGGGGACTAGGGCAGACTTGGGGGGGAGAGGGACTGAGGCCTGGGTATGGGATAGAACTTCACAGCTCTCAGGAGAACCTGCTGACTGGAATAGTGAAATTCACTGCCTCTTGGAAGTTCTGGCCTTCTCCATAACTAGGAGAGTGTGGTTCCTCCCTGGTGGGCAAGtggtgagggttaaatgagaagAAACATGGCCCCAGGCTCATCCCTAAGGCCTTCCCCTCCCCTCTGACATTTCTTGTGCATGCTACCCCCTCAGCCAAGGATACCAAGGCCACTGCTGGGCAGACCCGAAACTTCCTGG is drawn from Tamandua tetradactyla isolate mTamTet1 chromosome 5, mTamTet1.pri, whole genome shotgun sequence and contains these coding sequences:
- the LOC143684421 gene encoding complement C4-B-like, which encodes MRLLWVLVWASSFFTLSLQKPRFLLFSPSVVNLGVPLSVGVQVQEVPPGQVVEGSVFLRNPSNTKVPCSPKVGFTLSSKKDFTLLSLQVPMKDAVACGLYNLLGDHEVQLVAHSPWLKNSLSRTTDTQGVNLLFSSRRGHLFLQTDQPIYNPGGRVRYRVFALDQKMRPAADTLTLTVENSQGLRVRKREVYTSSIFQDDFVIPDISEPGTWKISAQFSDSRNSNSSIEFEVKKYVLPNFEVKIIPGEPYILTAPGFLGEIQLDIQARYIYGKPVQGVAYVRFGLLDKDGKKTFLRGLENQAKLVDGQRHISLSKDEIQGALEKLNVSMADLPGLHLYVAAAIIESPGGELEEAELTSWRFVSSPFSLDLSNTKRHLVPGAPFLLQALVRDMSGSPASDIPVKVSATSSSPGSASQTRDFQQNTDRGGQISVPIAIPQATRELQLLVSAGSPHPDIARLIVRAPPSGRSGFLSIEWLDPRPPRVGDTLNLNLRAVGIDEASFSHYYYMILSRGEIVSLNRESRSSVTSVSVFVNHHLAPSFYFVAFYYHRGFPVANSLRVNVQAGACEGKLELNVDGVKEYQPGESVKLHLKTDSPALVALGAMDTALYAVGGRTHKPLSMGKVFEVMNSYDLSCGPGGGDSALQVFEAAGLAFSDGSQLTSARKSLSCPKENKIRKKRNVNFQKAINEKLGQYASPVAKRCCQDGLTRLPMLRSCEQRAARVQQEACREPFLSCCQFAEDLRKQARASGQRGFARAMEVLQEEDLIEEDDIPVRSFFPENWLWRVERVDHSRTLISFLPDSLTTWEIHAVSLSQSKGLCVATPARFRVFRDFHLHLRLPTSVRRFEQLELRPVLYNYLNRNLTVSVHVSPVEGLCLAGGGGLAQQVLVPAGSAQPVAFSMVPMAAAALSLKVVARGSFEFPVGDAVSKVLHIEKEGAIFREEIIYELNPLDHRSRSLEIPGNSDPNIIPEGDFSSFVRVTASDPLDTLGSEGALSSGGLASLLRLPQGCGEQTMIYLAPTLAASRYLDKTEQWSKLPPETKDHAMDLIQKGYMRIQQFRKSDGSYGAWLHRDSSTWLTAFVLKILSLAQEQVGDPSEKLQETARWLLSQQQADGSFQDLCPVIHRGMQGGLVGNDETVALTAFVVIALHHGLVIFQDKSAEELKGKVETAIIAANSFLGTKASAGRLGTHAAAIIAYALTLSGASEDLRSVAHNNLMAMAQDTGDHLYWGPVIRSENNVVSPTLAPRSPSDPMPPAPALWIETTAYGLLHLLLRDGKVEEADRAAAWLTRQGSFKGGFRSTQDTVMALDALSAYWIASHTTEQRGLNVTLSSIGHSGPQTHSLELNNHQIKGLEEELQFSLGSKINVKVGGNSKGTLKILRIYNVLDIKNTTCQDLQITVTVMGHVEYTMEANEDYEDYEYGELPARDDPGAHSQPVTPLQLFEGRRNRRRREVPKVAEEQESRVQYTVCIQRNSKAGLFGMAIADISLLSGFQALRADLEKLTSLSDRYVSHFETEGPHVLLYFDSVPTSRECVGFGAVQEVPVGLVQPASATLYDYYNPEHKCSVFYGAPSKSKLLSTLCSDDVCQCAEGKCPRQRRALERGLQEEDGYRMKFACYYPRVEYGFQVKVLREDSRPAFRLFESKITQILHFTKDTKATAGQTRNFLVRASCRLRLEPGKEYLIMGLDGATLDLKGDPQYLLDSNSWIEEVPSERLCRSTLQRVACAQFKNFLQEYGTQGCQV